The Streptomyces bacillaris sequence AGGGCGGTGTACCAGATCACGGTCCGTTCCTTCCTACCAGCGCAGCAGCACCAGTTCGCAGCAGAAGCCGGGGCCCATGGCCAGCAGGAGGCCGGGGGTGCCGGGTTCGGGGCGGCGGTGTTCGAGGGTGTCCCGCAGGACGTGCAGGACCGAGGCGGAGGAGAGGTTGCCGACGTCGGCCAGCGACCGCCAGGTGACGTCGAGCGCCCCGTCGGGCAGGTCGAGCACCTCGGTGACGGTCTCCAGGACCTTGGGGCCGCCGGGGTGGCAGACCCAGTGGGTGATGTCCTTCGGCTTGAGACCGTGCTCGTCGAGGAACTCCCGTACGTCGTCGGCCAGATACTGCCGTACGACGTCGGGCACACCGGGGTCGAGGACCACGCCGAAGCCGGTGGAGCCGATGTTCCAGCCCATCACGTGCTCGGTCTCCGGGTACATCCGGCTGCGGGTGGCCACGATCTCGGGTCCGGCGACGGCCCGGCGGCCACCGAGGGCGACCACGGCGGCCGCCCCGTCGCCGAAGAGGGCGGTGGCCACCAGGTTGGCGGGGGTGGCGTCGTGGCGCTGGAAGGTGAGGGAGCACAGCTCGACGGAGAGCAGGACGGCCACGTCGTCCGGGTGGCCCAGCAGATAGTCGTGGATCCGGCCCACCCCGGCCGCTCCGGCGACACAGCCGAGGCCGAAGACGGGCAGCCGTTTCACGTCGGAGCGCAGGCCGAGGCGGCTGACCAGCCGGGCGTCGACGGAGGGCGCGGCGATGCCGGTGACCGAGGTGAACATCAGCAGGTCCACATCGGTGGGGCGCAGTCCCGCCGCGCGCAGGGCACCGCGCAGGGCCTGGCCGCCGAGGTCGACGGCCGAGCGGATGAACACGTCGTTGGCGGCGCCGAACCCGTCCAGGTCCGCGTAGGCGTCGAGCGGCAGCACGGTGTGCCGGGTACGGACGCGGGCGTTGCGGTGGAGCCGGTCCAGTACGCGGCGGTCGGCGCCGGGCGGCAGACAGGTGCGGGCCACCATGTCGGTGACCTCGCGCTGGGTGTGGCGGTGGGGCGGCAGGGCCCCGTGGGCCGCGGCGATCCGGGTCATTGCGGCTCCTGCGTCGGGGATGTCATCACCCCATCCTGACCGGAAAGTCCGGTGAATTCCGGTAAGGGACCCGCGCGGTCACCGTGTTGACGGGGTGCCAGGTCCCTACGATCGCCCGATGGATGCCATGGACGGGGCAGCACCGGTCACGACGGCGGTCCGGTGGCCAGGCCGGGCGGCGGGGCTGGCGCTGGCCTGCCATCCGGGGCCGGTGGTGGCGGTGACCGCGCTGGCCTGCGCCCTGGCCGCCGGGGTGGGCCTCTCCCCCGGGCGGTTCGCCCTGGTGGGGGCAGCGGTGCTGGCCGGGCAGCTCTCGGTGGGCTGGTGCAACGACGCGTACGACGCGGGGCGCGATGCCCGGGCCGGGCGCCGGGGGAAGCCGGCGGCCGACGGCGCGGTTCCCGTCCAGGTGGTGTGGGGTGCGGCGGCGGTGTCGGGCCTCTTGTGCGTACCGCTCTCGCTGGCCTGCGGTCTCCTCGCCGGTACGGTGCACCTGGCCGCGGTCGCCGCCGCCTGGCTCTACAACCTGCGGCTGAAGGCGACGGCGCTCTCCTGGCTCCCGTACGCGGTGGGGTTCGCCGCGCTCCCCTCGCTGGTGGCGCTCGCCGCGCCGGGTGCGCCCTGGCCCCGGTGGTGGACGGTGGCGGCGGGGGCGCTGCTGGGGGTGGCGGCCCATCTGGGTGACACCCTGCCGGACATCGAGGCGGACCGGGCCGCCGGGATCCGGGGGCTGCCGCACCGGCTGGGCGCCACGGGGACCCGGCTCCTGCTGCCGGTGCCGCTGCTCGGGGCGACGGCGGTGCTGGTGCTCGGCCCGCCGGGTCCGGTGAGCGCGGGGGCCCTGGCCGTCCTCGGCCTGGCGGGGGCGGTGGCTCTGGTAGGTCCGGTGCTGGGCCGGTGGTGGCGCAAGGCCGCACTGGCGGGGGCGGTGGCCGTGGCGGCCGCGGACCTGGCGCTGCTGCTGGTGAGCGGCGCGGCGCTGACCTGAACCACGCGGCGCCGCAGCTGTCCTGACGGGTCGTCACTTCACCGGCCGTCATGACGTGAGCATGCGAGAACCGTTGACAAATCAGAAACAGACCAGAAATCTGTGCACCGCTGCGTGCAAAACATTGACTGCATGACTCAAATCCTGTGGAACACCCTGCAGAACAAGGGGACAGCATGAGATGGAAGCGACTCACCCAACGATCGATCACGGGCCTGCTCATAGCCGGGCTGGCCTCCGTCGGCCTTCTGCCCGTCCAGGCGGGGGCCGCTGAACCGGCCGACCTGGCCCGGGGCAAGAGCGTCACGGCCAGCGGATCGCACGGCGGCTACCCCGTCGCCAACGCCAACGACGGCCAGGTGAACACCTACTGGGAGTCCAACGGGCACCCCGCGACGCTCACGGTGAAGCTGGGCGCCGACGCGGACCTCCACTCCGTGGTGGTCAAGCTCAACCCCGATCCGGTCTGGGCCACGAGGACCCAGGAGTTCCAGGTGCTCGGCCGGACGCAGAGCGGGACCGGCTTCACCTCGCTCAAGGTCCGCGCCGGCCATGTGTTCAACCCGGCCACCAACGCCAACACGGTGACCGTCCCCGTCAGCGGCCGGGCCGCCGACGTCCAGCTGCAGTTCTTCTCCAACACCGAGGCGCCCGGGGCCCAGGTCGCCGAGATCCAGGTGTTCGGGACGCCCGCGCCCAACCCGGACCTGACCGTGAGCGCCCTGTCCTGGAGCCCCTCGGCGCCGTCCGAGACGGACGACATCACGGTGCAGGGGACGGTCCGCAACAGCGGGACGGCCCCCTCGGCCGCGACCACCGTCGATGTGAGCCTCGGCGGCGCGGTCGTGGGCAGCGCCCCGGTCGGCCCACTGGCGGCCGGTGCCTCGGCCCCGGTCTCGGTGGCGGTCGGGAAGCGGCCGCAGGGCTCGTACACCGTCTCGGCGCTGGTCGACCCGACCGACACGGTCGTCGAGTCGGACGAGACCAACAACAGCCGCACCACCGCCTCCCCGCTGGTGGTGGGCCAGAGCCCCGGCCCCGACCTGGAGGTCCGCTCCATCACCTCCTCCCCCGCCAACCCGGCCGTCGGCGCGGCGGTCTCCTTCACCGTGGCCGTGCACAACCGGGGCACCGCTGCGGTGAGCGCGGGCACGGTCACGCGGCTGACGGTGGGCTCCACCACGCTCGACGGCACCACCCCGGCGATCCCGGCGGGTGCCACCGTGAACGTCACCCTCGGCGGCAGCTGGACGGCGACGAGCGGCGGGGCCACCCTGACGGCCACGGCAGACGCCACCGACCTGGTGGCGGAGACCGACGAGAACAACAACACCTTCGCCCGCTCCATCGTCGTCGGGCGCGGCGCGGCGGTGCCGTACACGGAGTACGAGGCGGAGGACGCCGCGTACCGGGGCACCCTGCTCGTGGCGGACGCCGAACGGACCTTCGGCCACACCAACTTCGCCACCGAATCCTCCGGCCGCAAGTCGGTCCGGCTCAACTCCACCGGTGAATATGTGGAGTTCACCTCCACCAACGCCTCGAACTCCGTCGTCGTACGGAACTCGATCCCGGACGCGCCGGGCGGTGGCGGCCGCGAGGCCACCATCAGCCTCTACGCCGACGGCCAGTTCGTGCGCAAGCTGAACCTCTCCTCCAAGCACAGCTGGCTGTACGGGAACACCGACGATCCGGAAGGGCTGACCAACCGGCCCGGCGGTGATGCCCGGCGGCTCTTCGACGAGGCGAACGCCCTGCTCGACCGGACCTACCCGGCGGGCACGAAGTTCCGCCTCCAGCGGGACACGGGTGACGACGCCGCGTTCTACGTCATCGACCTGATCGACCTGGAGCAGGTGGCGCCGCCCTCCTCCCGGCCCGCGGGCTGCGTCTCCATCACGACGTACGGCGCGGTCGCCAACGACGGGATCGACGACACGGCGGCGATCCAGCGCGCGGTGACGGCCAACCAGAACGGCGAGATCGACTGTGTCTGGATCCCGGCGGGCCAGTGGCGCCAGGAGCAGAAGATCCTCACCGACGACCCGCTGGACCGGGGCCAGTGGAACCAGGTGGGCATCCGCGATGTGACCATCCGGGGCGCGGGCATGTGGCACTCCCGGCTCTACACGCTGACCCCGCCGCACGAGGCGGGCGGGATCAACCACCCGCACGAGGGCAACTTCGGTTTCGACATCGACGACAACACGCAAATCTCCGACATCGCCATCTTCGGCTCCGGCACCATCCGCGGCGGTGACGGCAACCACGAGGGCGGAGTGGCGCTCAACGGCCGGTTCGGCAAGGGCACCAAGGTCAACAACGTCTGGATCGAGCACGCCAACGTGGGCGTCTGGGCGGGCCGCGACTACACCAACATCCCGGAGCTGTGGAACCCGGGCGACGGCGTCGAGTTCACCGGGATGCGGATCCGCAACACCTACGCCGACGGCATCAACTTCGCCAACGGCACCCGGAATTCGACCGTGTACAACTCCTCGTTCCGCAACACCGGGGACGACGCGCTCGCGGTCTGGTCCAGCAAGTACGTCAAGGACCAGTCCGTCGACATCGGCCACGACAACAGTTTCCGCAGCAACACCGTCCAGCTCCCCTGGCGCGCCAACGGCATAGCGGTCTACGGCGGTCACGGCAACAAGATCGAGAACAACATCATCTCCGACACCATGAACTACCCCGCCATCATGCTGGCGACCGACCACGACCCGCTGCCCTTCTCCGGGCAGACCCTGATCGCCAACAACGCCCTGCACCGCACCGGCGGAGCGTTCTGGAACGAGGACCAGGAGTTCGGTGCGATCACCCTCTTCCCGCAGAACCTGCCCATCCCCGGCGTCACGATCCGCGACACCGACATCCTCGACTCCACCTACGACGGCATCCAGTTCAAGACGGGCGGCGGCCTGATGCCGGACGTGAAGATCCAGAACGTCCGGATCGACAAGTCCAACAACGGCTCCGGCATCCTCGCGATGGGCGGCGCGCGCGGCAACGCGACGCTGACGAACGTGACCATCACCGACTCGCGTGACGGCCATGTACTGATCGAGCCCGGCTCGCAGTTCACCATCACCGGCACCCCGAGCAGCACCCGCGCCAAGCGGTAGTCCCCGCTGTACGTCGCCGGGCCGGCGGCCGTCCGCCCGGCCCGGCAACGCCCTTTCCCGACGCCCGAATTCACCCCGGCACGGCTCTGGGAAGTGCGAGGTCCGGCGGCTACCCTCCGCGCATGATTCCCACGGTTGTCTGGGGTACCGGCAACGTCGGCCGGGCGGCGATCCGCGCCGTCGAGGCCCATCCGGCACTGACGCTCACCGCCGTCCTCGTCCACGATCCCGCCAAGGTCGGCCGGGACGCGGGCGCGTTGGGCGGTCTCGGCCGCACGCTCGGCGTAGCGGCCACCGACGACATCGCCGCCGTCCTCGCCGCCCGCCCCCGCGCGGTGGTCTACGCGGCCTCCGGCGACATCCGCCCCGACGACGCCCTCACCGACATCGGCCGGGCGATCCGGGCCGGGGCAGTCGTCGTCACCCCCTCCCTCTATCCGTTCTACGACCAGCGCAACGCCCCGCCGGAGCTGCGGGATCCGCTCGTGGCCGCCGTCGCGGAGGGCGGCGGCTCACTCTTCGTCTCCGGCGTCGACCCCGGCTGGGGCAACGACGTCCTGCCGCTGCTGGTGAGCGGGCTGGGCACGGAGGTGGACGCGATCCGCTGCCAGGAGATCTTCGACTACTCCACGTACGAACAGGAGGACTCCGTACGCCATCTCATCGGCATGGGACACCCGTTGGAGTACCAGCCGCTGATGCTGGCCGAGGGCGTCCCGACGATGGTGTGGGGCGGTCAGCTGCGGTTGATGGCCCGGGCGCTCGGCGTCGAACTGGACGAGATCCGCGAGACGTCGGACCGGCGGGCGCTGGAGACGACCGTGACCACCCGCACGATGGGCGCGTTCGAGAAGGGCACCCAGGGCGCGGTCCGGTTCGAGGTGCAGGGCTTCGTGGGCGGTGAACCCCGCATCGTCATCGAGCACATCACCCGTATCCACGCCTCCTGCGCCCCCGACTGGCCCTCCCCGCCCGACGGGGTGGGCGCGCACCGGGTGGTGATCGAGGGCCGTCCCCGGATCGAGGTGACGGTCGAGGCCTCCGACGAGGGCGAGAACCGGTCGGCGGGCGGGAACGCCACGGCGGTCGGGCGGCTCGTCTCGGCCATCGACTGGCTGGTGGAGGCCGAACCGGGTCTGTACGACGCACTCGACGTCCCGCTGCGGCCTGCGATCGGCAGGCTTGGAAGGAGAACGGCATGATCATCGACATCCCGGAGGGCAAGGAGCCCATCGGTTACGTGTGGGGGGAGCTGGTCCCCGGCATCGGGACGGCCGCCGCCGCGTTCTCGATGTCCGTGTACGAGCACACCACGCTGGGGCTGCGGGAGTTCGAGGCGGCCCGGCTGCGGATCGCGCAGATCAACGGGTGTCTGTTCTGCCTGGACTGGCGGACCGAGCGGGACGGCACGAAGGTCGAGGAGGCGTTCGCGCGGGCGGTGACCGAGTGGCGTACGACGGACGCCTTCGACACGCGGACCCGGCTGGCGGCGGAGTACGCGGAGCGGTACGCGCTGGACCACCACGGTCTCGACGACGCCTTCTGGCAGCGGATGACCGCGCACTACAGCCAGCCGGAGATCGTGGAGCTGTCCATGAGCATCGGCTCGTGGCTGGCGTTCGGGCGGCTCAACCATGTGCTGGGGATCGACGCGGTGTGTGTGCTGCCGGGCCATTAGGAGCGGCCCCTGGGGCGGAGTCCGGGGCCGCCGGGTTGGCACTCCCGGCCCCGGGCTCTCCGTACACGCCGACCGTGGCGTCTTCGGCGCCTACAGATCGGCGGCGATGATCCGCTCGATGTTGCGCTCGGCGAGCGCGGTGATCGTGACGAACGGGTTGACGGTGGTGTTGCCGGGGATCAGCGCCCCGTCGATGACGTACAGGCCCGGGTAGCCGTGCAGCCGCCCGTAGTTGTCGGTGGCCCTGTCCAGGACCGCGCCGCCCAGCGGGTGGTAGGTGAGGTGGTCGCCCCAGATCTTGTGGACGCCGAAGAGGTCCGTGCGGTAGATCGTCCCCTCCTTCTTGTTGATCCGGTCGAAGATGGTCTTCGCCGCGTCGATGGACGGCTGCTTCCACGCCGTCTGCCAGTCCAGCTCGGCCCGTCCCGCCGCCGCGTTCCAGGTGAACCGGGCGCGGTGCGGGTTCTTGGTGATCGAGAGGTAGAACGAGGCCCAGGTCTCGATCCCGGTGGGCAGCGGGGCGACCTCGGCGAAGGCCCCGCCCGCGTCCCAGTTGTCGATGCCTGCGGTGGGGATGGAGGACTGCACCTTCCCCGTCGGGTCCCAGAGGTGGTTGGCCCGGCCGCACATGACGTTGCCGTTGTCGCCCCAGCCCTTGCCGATCTCGTCGTTGAGGAGCGGCAGCGCGCCGGTGGCCTTCAGCCCGACGAGCAGCTTGCTGGTGCCGACGCTGCCCGCCGCGAAGAAGACCTTGTCGGCGGTGACGGTCTTGGTGGCGGTGGTCCGGCCGGTGGTGTCCAGCTGGTCGATGAGGACCGTGTAGCCGCCGCCGGAGGCCGGGGAGACGCGGGTGACCTTGTGCAGCGGGGTGATGGTGACCCGGCCGGTGGCCCTGATCCGCTCCATGTAGGTCTTCTGGAGCGACTTCTTGCCGTAGTTGTTGCCGTAGAGGATCTCGGCGTCCAGCGCTGATTTCGGTACGGTCCCGGCGGCCTCCTGCTTCATGTAGTCCCAGTCGTAGACGGCGGGGACGAAGAGGAAGGGGAAGCCGGCGCGCTGGGCGTGCTTCCGGCCGATCCGCGCGTACTGGTAGCAGTCGACCGTGTCGAACCAGGCGGGGTCGATGGTGGAGACCCCGAGATCGGCGTTGGCGCGCGGGTAGTAGGTGCGGTACATCTCCTCGGCGTCCACCGTCGGGAGGACGGCGGCGAAGTTCTCCCGCTTCGGGGTGACGGCCATGCCGCCGTTGACCAGCGAGCCGCCGCCGACGCCGCGCCCCTGGTAGACGGTGATCCCGGCGAACTCCTCGGCGTCCAGGATCCCGGTGTAGCGGTTGACGTGTCGGTCGAGCGGGAAGCCGAGGAAGTTGCTCAGCGGCTGCTTGGTCCGGGTGCGCAGCCAGAAGGAGCGGTCGTCGGGCCGGGTGGTGTTGGCGAAGATCTTGCCGTCCGCGCCGGGGGTGTCCCAGGCCATGCCCATCTCGACCATGTGCACGTCCGTACCGGCCTGGGCGAGCCGGAGCGCGGCCACCGAGCCGCCGTAGCCGGTGCCGACGACCAGCACCGGCACATGGGCTCCGGAGCCGATGGGGGCCGCTGCCGTACGGGGCGTGGCCCAGACCGGGGCGGTGGGTCCGGCGAGCGCCGCGACACCCAGAAGAGAACCTGTTCCCGTGATGAATCTTCGACGGGAGACGCCTTTCGAGGCGTCTCCGTGCAGGACAATGTCGTTCATGTGACATACCTCACTCTCGACAGAGTGCAACAGGTTCTACTGCCGATCGCGTGGTAAGTCACGAGAAACTTGGGGGTAACTTCCCGGTACGCCGGAGGGGCCCCGGACCGTGTGGTCCGGGGCCCCTCGGGGTGCTGTACGCCGTGTACGCCCTGGTGGATCAGTAGGCGCCGAAGACGTTGTCGATCGAGCCGTACCGGTCCGCGGCGTAGTTGCACGCGGCGACGATGTTGGCGACCGGGTCGTAGCTGTCGGTCGAGGTGCCGGGCACGTGGTAGGCCCGGAAGGTCGGGTCGATGACCTGGAGCAGACCCTTGGACGGGGTGCCCTTGGCCGCGTTGGAGTCCCAGTTGTTGATGGCGTTCGGGTTGCCGGAGGACTCGCGGATGATGTTGCGGTGGATGCCCTCGTAGGTGCCGGGGATGCCGTGCTGGGCCATGACCGCCAGCGACTCCTTGATCCAGCCATCGAGGTCGTTGGTGTACGCGGTCGGGGCGGCGGCGGCCGGGGCGGCCTGGGCCGCGGGAGCGGCGGCGCGCGCGGAGCGGTCGGCGCGCTCGGCCGAGGCGGCACGGTCGGCGGTCGGGGCCGATTTACCGGCCTTGCCGGCCTTGGCGTCTGACGGGGCGGCAGCCTTGCCGCCGACGGTCAGGGTGATACCCGGGTGAATAAGGTTCGGGTTCTCCCCGACGACCTTCCGGTTGCCTTCGTAGAGCTTCTTCCAGCCGCCGCTGACGGAATAGTCGCGGGCGATCTTGGAAAGCGATTCGCCGGACACCACGGAATGCTTGGTGGGTGCGGCCTTCGTCACGGAATTCGCCTGGGCGGTCACGGAGACGGGGGCCACGGCCTTTTCCGCGACGGCGGGCGCGGAGGCGGCGGAGGCGGTGGTGGCGCCGAGGACGGGGAGGGCCAGGACGGCTCCACCCGTGGTCACGGCGGCGATGCCACGGCCGAGCGAGACGGACTTGGGA is a genomic window containing:
- a CDS encoding type III polyketide synthase: MTRIAAAHGALPPHRHTQREVTDMVARTCLPPGADRRVLDRLHRNARVRTRHTVLPLDAYADLDGFGAANDVFIRSAVDLGGQALRGALRAAGLRPTDVDLLMFTSVTGIAAPSVDARLVSRLGLRSDVKRLPVFGLGCVAGAAGVGRIHDYLLGHPDDVAVLLSVELCSLTFQRHDATPANLVATALFGDGAAAVVALGGRRAVAGPEIVATRSRMYPETEHVMGWNIGSTGFGVVLDPGVPDVVRQYLADDVREFLDEHGLKPKDITHWVCHPGGPKVLETVTEVLDLPDGALDVTWRSLADVGNLSSASVLHVLRDTLEHRRPEPGTPGLLLAMGPGFCCELVLLRW
- a CDS encoding UbiA family prenyltransferase produces the protein MDAMDGAAPVTTAVRWPGRAAGLALACHPGPVVAVTALACALAAGVGLSPGRFALVGAAVLAGQLSVGWCNDAYDAGRDARAGRRGKPAADGAVPVQVVWGAAAVSGLLCVPLSLACGLLAGTVHLAAVAAAWLYNLRLKATALSWLPYAVGFAALPSLVALAAPGAPWPRWWTVAAGALLGVAAHLGDTLPDIEADRAAGIRGLPHRLGATGTRLLLPVPLLGATAVLVLGPPGPVSAGALAVLGLAGAVALVGPVLGRWWRKAALAGAVAVAAADLALLLVSGAALT
- a CDS encoding CARDB domain-containing protein codes for the protein MRWKRLTQRSITGLLIAGLASVGLLPVQAGAAEPADLARGKSVTASGSHGGYPVANANDGQVNTYWESNGHPATLTVKLGADADLHSVVVKLNPDPVWATRTQEFQVLGRTQSGTGFTSLKVRAGHVFNPATNANTVTVPVSGRAADVQLQFFSNTEAPGAQVAEIQVFGTPAPNPDLTVSALSWSPSAPSETDDITVQGTVRNSGTAPSAATTVDVSLGGAVVGSAPVGPLAAGASAPVSVAVGKRPQGSYTVSALVDPTDTVVESDETNNSRTTASPLVVGQSPGPDLEVRSITSSPANPAVGAAVSFTVAVHNRGTAAVSAGTVTRLTVGSTTLDGTTPAIPAGATVNVTLGGSWTATSGGATLTATADATDLVAETDENNNTFARSIVVGRGAAVPYTEYEAEDAAYRGTLLVADAERTFGHTNFATESSGRKSVRLNSTGEYVEFTSTNASNSVVVRNSIPDAPGGGGREATISLYADGQFVRKLNLSSKHSWLYGNTDDPEGLTNRPGGDARRLFDEANALLDRTYPAGTKFRLQRDTGDDAAFYVIDLIDLEQVAPPSSRPAGCVSITTYGAVANDGIDDTAAIQRAVTANQNGEIDCVWIPAGQWRQEQKILTDDPLDRGQWNQVGIRDVTIRGAGMWHSRLYTLTPPHEAGGINHPHEGNFGFDIDDNTQISDIAIFGSGTIRGGDGNHEGGVALNGRFGKGTKVNNVWIEHANVGVWAGRDYTNIPELWNPGDGVEFTGMRIRNTYADGINFANGTRNSTVYNSSFRNTGDDALAVWSSKYVKDQSVDIGHDNSFRSNTVQLPWRANGIAVYGGHGNKIENNIISDTMNYPAIMLATDHDPLPFSGQTLIANNALHRTGGAFWNEDQEFGAITLFPQNLPIPGVTIRDTDILDSTYDGIQFKTGGGLMPDVKIQNVRIDKSNNGSGILAMGGARGNATLTNVTITDSRDGHVLIEPGSQFTITGTPSSTRAKR
- a CDS encoding NAD(P)H-dependent amine dehydrogenase family protein; this translates as MIPTVVWGTGNVGRAAIRAVEAHPALTLTAVLVHDPAKVGRDAGALGGLGRTLGVAATDDIAAVLAARPRAVVYAASGDIRPDDALTDIGRAIRAGAVVVTPSLYPFYDQRNAPPELRDPLVAAVAEGGGSLFVSGVDPGWGNDVLPLLVSGLGTEVDAIRCQEIFDYSTYEQEDSVRHLIGMGHPLEYQPLMLAEGVPTMVWGGQLRLMARALGVELDEIRETSDRRALETTVTTRTMGAFEKGTQGAVRFEVQGFVGGEPRIVIEHITRIHASCAPDWPSPPDGVGAHRVVIEGRPRIEVTVEASDEGENRSAGGNATAVGRLVSAIDWLVEAEPGLYDALDVPLRPAIGRLGRRTA
- a CDS encoding carboxymuconolactone decarboxylase family protein, with the protein product MIIDIPEGKEPIGYVWGELVPGIGTAAAAFSMSVYEHTTLGLREFEAARLRIAQINGCLFCLDWRTERDGTKVEEAFARAVTEWRTTDAFDTRTRLAAEYAERYALDHHGLDDAFWQRMTAHYSQPEIVELSMSIGSWLAFGRLNHVLGIDAVCVLPGH
- a CDS encoding GMC oxidoreductase; protein product: MNDIVLHGDASKGVSRRRFITGTGSLLGVAALAGPTAPVWATPRTAAAPIGSGAHVPVLVVGTGYGGSVAALRLAQAGTDVHMVEMGMAWDTPGADGKIFANTTRPDDRSFWLRTRTKQPLSNFLGFPLDRHVNRYTGILDAEEFAGITVYQGRGVGGGSLVNGGMAVTPKRENFAAVLPTVDAEEMYRTYYPRANADLGVSTIDPAWFDTVDCYQYARIGRKHAQRAGFPFLFVPAVYDWDYMKQEAAGTVPKSALDAEILYGNNYGKKSLQKTYMERIRATGRVTITPLHKVTRVSPASGGGYTVLIDQLDTTGRTTATKTVTADKVFFAAGSVGTSKLLVGLKATGALPLLNDEIGKGWGDNGNVMCGRANHLWDPTGKVQSSIPTAGIDNWDAGGAFAEVAPLPTGIETWASFYLSITKNPHRARFTWNAAAGRAELDWQTAWKQPSIDAAKTIFDRINKKEGTIYRTDLFGVHKIWGDHLTYHPLGGAVLDRATDNYGRLHGYPGLYVIDGALIPGNTTVNPFVTITALAERNIERIIAADL
- a CDS encoding transglycosylase SLT domain-containing protein, with amino-acid sequence MPALGKHRRPKSVSLGRGIAAVTTGGAVLALPVLGATTASAASAPAVAEKAVAPVSVTAQANSVTKAAPTKHSVVSGESLSKIARDYSVSGGWKKLYEGNRKVVGENPNLIHPGITLTVGGKAAAPSDAKAGKAGKSAPTADRAASAERADRSARAAAPAAQAAPAAAAPTAYTNDLDGWIKESLAVMAQHGIPGTYEGIHRNIIRESSGNPNAINNWDSNAAKGTPSKGLLQVIDPTFRAYHVPGTSTDSYDPVANIVAACNYAADRYGSIDNVFGAY